Proteins from one Meriones unguiculatus strain TT.TT164.6M chromosome 10, Bangor_MerUng_6.1, whole genome shotgun sequence genomic window:
- the LOC132656972 gene encoding uncharacterized LOC128071544 homolog: MRDFPSAAGGAHSENAGSSRGKDPLPQRRKTKRKKANGQPALRDIPSQQWATASALSGSLCCSPRGTR; this comes from the coding sequence ATGCGAGATTTTCCTTCAGCGGCAGGAGGCGCACACTCAGAGAATGCTGGAAGTTCAAGGGGGAAGGACCCACTTCCACAGCGGAGAAAAACGAAGAGGAAAAAGGCGAACGGGCAGCCAGCGCTAAGGGACATACCAAGCCAGCAGTGGGCGACTGCCTCTGCCCTGAGCGGCTCCTTGTGCTGCAGCCCGAGAGGAACTCGGTGA